Proteins from a genomic interval of Caulobacter rhizosphaerae:
- the gcvA gene encoding transcriptional regulator GcvA, whose protein sequence is MERQSERRRLPPLNALRAFEAAARHLNFSRAADELSVTPGAVSQQIQNLEDYVGAALFKRTPKGLLLTDAAQTALPALREAFDRLAEAASLLTAAVDGRRLTLTAAPSFAAKWLVPRLGKFEQAQPQVDVWLSAGMEVVDFAAGEVDLAIRYGSGRYPGLEVIRLLSETVIPVASPELLASNPLETPEDLSRHILLHDGSPDADDSCPDWAMWLAARGIKSVDGARGPRFNQSSLVIEAAANGRGVALAKQTLAQADLDAGRLVIPFEAATAVDFAYYVVHPKAKGRLPQVKAFVAWLRDEAAAHEAALLTMDNGAGI, encoded by the coding sequence ATGGAAAGACAGTCCGAACGACGTCGCCTCCCGCCCTTGAACGCCCTGCGCGCGTTCGAGGCCGCCGCGCGTCACCTGAACTTCAGCCGCGCCGCCGACGAGCTGTCGGTGACGCCGGGCGCGGTCAGCCAGCAGATCCAGAACCTGGAGGACTATGTCGGCGCGGCCCTGTTCAAGCGCACGCCCAAGGGCCTGCTGCTGACCGACGCGGCCCAGACCGCCCTGCCCGCCCTGCGCGAGGCCTTCGACCGGCTGGCCGAGGCCGCCAGCCTGCTGACCGCCGCGGTCGACGGCCGCCGCCTGACCCTGACCGCCGCTCCCTCGTTCGCCGCCAAGTGGCTGGTGCCGCGCCTGGGCAAGTTCGAGCAGGCCCAGCCCCAGGTCGACGTCTGGCTGTCGGCCGGCATGGAGGTCGTCGACTTCGCGGCCGGCGAGGTCGACCTGGCCATCCGCTACGGCTCGGGCCGCTATCCGGGCCTGGAGGTGATCCGCCTGCTGAGCGAGACGGTGATCCCGGTCGCCAGCCCTGAACTTCTGGCGTCCAACCCGTTGGAAACGCCCGAGGACCTGTCGCGCCACATCCTGCTGCACGACGGCTCGCCCGACGCCGACGACAGCTGCCCGGACTGGGCCATGTGGCTGGCCGCGCGGGGCATCAAGAGCGTCGACGGGGCGCGTGGCCCGCGCTTCAACCAGTCCAGCCTGGTGATCGAGGCCGCCGCCAACGGCCGCGGCGTCGCCCTGGCCAAGCAGACCCTGGCCCAGGCCGATCTCGACGCCGGCCGGCTGGTGATCCCGTTCGAAGCCGCCACGGCGGTCGATTTCGCCTATTACGTCGTCCACCCCAAGGCCAAGGGCCGCCTGCCGCAGGTCAAGGCCTTCGTGGCCTGGCTCAGGGACGAGGCCGCCGCCCATGAAGCGGCCCTGCTGACCATGGACAACGGCGCGGGCATCTAG
- the cobA gene encoding uroporphyrinogen-III C-methyltransferase — protein sequence MARPTVRSASRSKAGLVALGGGTDARAPGRVTLVGAGPGDPELLTIKALKALQAAEVVVHDGLVSDEILDLAPVAARRINVAKRKSRHTLPQDDINKLLVALALDGLTVVRLKGGDPFLFGRGGEELAACREAGVDCTVVPGVTAALAASAGAGAPLTHRGAAQAVTFVTGHAAHGEPDLDWTALARPNQTVVVYMGVSTAGLIAERLTAAGRAGSTPALIVENASRADERRLLTTLAGLALAAEGLKGPALLMVGEAMAMADVVPNNIVLRQAQDEVVSGAAVDLILSLSNDEVASPKVQRVSPGQ from the coding sequence ATGGCTCGGCCAACGGTCCGATCCGCTTCCCGGTCGAAGGCCGGTCTCGTCGCTCTCGGCGGCGGGACGGACGCGCGCGCGCCGGGCCGGGTGACCCTGGTTGGCGCGGGGCCCGGCGATCCGGAGCTGCTGACGATCAAGGCGCTGAAGGCCCTGCAGGCCGCCGAGGTGGTGGTCCACGACGGCCTGGTGTCCGACGAGATCCTCGACCTGGCGCCGGTGGCGGCGCGGCGGATCAACGTCGCCAAGCGCAAGTCGCGCCACACCCTGCCGCAGGACGACATCAACAAACTGCTGGTCGCCCTGGCCCTGGACGGCCTGACCGTGGTGCGGCTGAAGGGCGGCGATCCGTTCCTGTTCGGCCGCGGCGGCGAGGAGCTGGCCGCCTGCCGCGAGGCCGGCGTCGACTGCACCGTCGTTCCCGGCGTGACCGCCGCCCTGGCCGCCTCGGCCGGAGCCGGCGCGCCCTTGACCCACCGTGGCGCCGCCCAAGCCGTGACCTTCGTCACCGGCCACGCCGCTCATGGTGAGCCGGATCTGGACTGGACCGCCCTGGCGCGGCCGAACCAGACCGTCGTCGTCTATATGGGCGTCTCGACCGCCGGCCTGATCGCCGAGCGCCTGACGGCGGCTGGCCGGGCCGGCTCGACCCCGGCCCTGATCGTCGAGAACGCCAGCCGCGCCGATGAGCGCCGTCTCCTGACCACCCTGGCCGGCCTGGCGCTCGCCGCCGAGGGCCTCAAGGGCCCGGCGCTGCTGATGGTCGGCGAGGCCATGGCGATGGCCGACGTCGTGCCGAACAACATCGTCCTTCGACAAGCTCAGGATGAGGTTGTCTCGGGCGCTGCAGTAGACCTCATCCTGAGCTTGTCGAACGACGAGGTCGCCTCTCCGAAAGTCCAACGCGTGAGCCCCGGTCAATGA
- a CDS encoding DUF2849 domain-containing protein, which translates to MKAITANRLIDGEVVFWKAGAWVEGFGDAQLFGEGQDAEVEAVVANGKAQPTVVVDVYPIDLAPVDGGLAPISYRERIRALGPTNEPTHGKQAVGGEVIEALRHAAGAARSTGRVDLIRRK; encoded by the coding sequence ATGAAAGCCATCACCGCCAATCGCCTGATCGACGGCGAGGTCGTGTTCTGGAAGGCCGGCGCCTGGGTCGAGGGCTTCGGCGACGCCCAGCTGTTCGGCGAGGGCCAGGACGCCGAGGTCGAGGCCGTGGTGGCCAACGGCAAGGCCCAGCCGACGGTGGTGGTCGACGTCTATCCGATCGACCTGGCCCCGGTGGACGGCGGCCTGGCCCCGATCAGCTATCGCGAACGCATCCGGGCCCTGGGGCCCACCAACGAACCCACCCACGGCAAGCAGGCCGTCGGCGGCGAGGTGATCGAGGCTCTGCGCCACGCCGCGGGCGCGGCCCGCTCCACCGGTCGCGTCGACCTGATCCGCAGGAAGTAA
- a CDS encoding nitrite/sulfite reductase yields the protein MYLYDPIDREFLTDRSNEFRHQVARRLAGELTEDQFKPLRLMNGLYLQLHAYMLRIAIPYGSLNARQARRLAWIARTYDKGYGHFTTRQNIQFNWIKLKDAPDILDALAEVDLHAIQTSGNCIRNVTADPYAGATAEEIDDPRVWSEVLRQWSTLHPEFSFLPRKFKIAITGALTDRAAVKVHDIGLILRKGRDGQIGFEVIVGGGQGRTPYVGPTIRSYLPAEHLLSYVEAILRVYNRHGRRDNIYKARIKILVAALGAEEFARQVEEEWGKIDAARANLPASELARVRAAFAQTRFETLPAVSEAFKAARAASPALQRFVRNNVKPHKQSGYAIVEVSLKAIGQTPGDATAEQLEVVADLAERYSLDDLRVTHAQNLVLPHVKLDDLPTVHAALEAAGLATANIDLASDIIACPGLDYCALANARAIPIAQDIARKFADPDRAEKVGELKIKISGCINACGHHHVAHIGILGVDKKGEEFYQLSLGGSGAEDASIGRILGPGLSADKVAPAIDALVDAYLNIRAGDERFLDTYRRVGLEPFKEAVYAQAD from the coding sequence ATGTACCTGTACGATCCCATCGACCGCGAGTTCCTGACCGACCGCTCCAACGAGTTCCGGCATCAGGTGGCGCGCCGCCTGGCCGGCGAGCTGACCGAGGATCAGTTCAAGCCGCTGCGGCTGATGAACGGCCTGTACCTGCAGCTGCACGCCTACATGCTGCGGATCGCCATCCCGTACGGCTCGCTGAACGCCCGCCAGGCTCGCCGCCTGGCCTGGATCGCCCGCACCTACGACAAGGGCTACGGCCACTTCACCACCCGCCAGAACATCCAGTTCAACTGGATCAAGCTGAAGGACGCGCCCGACATCCTGGACGCCCTGGCCGAGGTGGACCTGCACGCCATCCAGACCAGCGGCAACTGCATCCGCAACGTCACCGCCGACCCCTATGCCGGCGCCACGGCCGAGGAGATCGACGACCCGCGGGTGTGGTCGGAAGTCCTGCGCCAGTGGTCGACCCTGCATCCCGAGTTCAGCTTCCTGCCGCGCAAATTCAAGATCGCCATCACCGGCGCCCTGACCGACCGCGCGGCGGTCAAGGTGCACGACATCGGCCTGATCCTGCGCAAGGGCCGTGACGGCCAGATCGGCTTCGAGGTGATCGTCGGCGGCGGCCAGGGGCGCACGCCCTATGTCGGCCCGACCATCCGCTCGTACCTGCCCGCCGAGCACCTGCTCAGCTATGTCGAGGCGATCCTGCGCGTCTACAACCGCCATGGCCGCCGCGACAACATCTACAAGGCCCGGATCAAGATCCTGGTCGCCGCCCTGGGTGCCGAGGAGTTCGCCCGTCAGGTCGAGGAGGAGTGGGGCAAGATCGACGCCGCGCGCGCCAACCTGCCGGCCAGCGAACTGGCCCGCGTCCGCGCCGCCTTCGCCCAGACTCGCTTCGAGACCCTGCCGGCCGTGTCCGAAGCCTTCAAGGCCGCCCGCGCCGCCAGCCCGGCCCTGCAGCGCTTCGTGCGCAACAACGTCAAGCCGCACAAGCAGAGCGGCTATGCGATCGTCGAGGTGTCTCTGAAGGCCATCGGCCAGACGCCGGGCGACGCCACGGCCGAGCAGTTGGAGGTCGTCGCCGACCTGGCCGAGCGCTACAGCCTGGACGACCTGCGCGTGACCCACGCCCAGAACCTGGTCCTGCCGCACGTCAAGCTGGACGACCTGCCGACCGTGCACGCGGCGCTGGAGGCCGCGGGCCTGGCCACCGCCAACATCGACCTGGCCAGCGACATCATCGCCTGCCCGGGCCTGGACTACTGCGCCCTGGCCAACGCCCGCGCCATCCCGATCGCCCAGGACATCGCTCGCAAGTTCGCCGATCCGGATCGCGCCGAGAAGGTGGGCGAGCTGAAGATCAAGATCAGCGGCTGCATCAACGCCTGCGGCCACCACCACGTGGCCCACATCGGCATCCTGGGCGTCGACAAGAAGGGCGAGGAATTCTACCAGCTCTCGCTCGGCGGCTCGGGGGCGGAGGACGCCAGCATCGGCCGGATCCTGGGCCCGGGCCTGTCGGCCGACAAGGTGGCCCCGGCCATCGACGCCCTAGTCGACGCCTATCTGAACATCCGCGCCGGCGACGAGCGCTTCCTCGACACCTATCGCCGCGTCGGCCTCGAGCCCTTCAAGGAGGCGGTCTATGCCCAAGCTGATTAA
- a CDS encoding DUF934 domain-containing protein — protein MPKLIKLTGDTAQWADDVFTHVGDDDALPEGDVILSLARFQAEGEILLSNSRRVGVRVEADQEVEALAYDLPRLSVVALAFPKYRDGRAYTSARLLRERLGFTGEVRAVGDVLQEQAGFMVRCGFDAFEPADGATPEVWTKAAHRYRHVYQRAADNRQVAFEERAS, from the coding sequence ATGCCCAAGCTGATTAAGCTGACCGGCGACACGGCGCAGTGGGCCGACGACGTCTTCACCCATGTCGGCGACGACGACGCCCTGCCCGAAGGCGACGTGATCCTGTCCCTGGCCCGTTTCCAGGCCGAGGGTGAGATCCTGCTGTCCAACAGCCGGCGCGTCGGCGTGCGGGTCGAGGCGGACCAGGAGGTCGAAGCTCTGGCCTATGACCTGCCGCGCCTGTCGGTGGTGGCCCTGGCCTTCCCGAAATACCGGGACGGCCGCGCCTATACCTCGGCCCGCCTGTTGCGCGAGCGCCTGGGCTTCACCGGCGAGGTGCGGGCGGTCGGCGACGTGCTGCAGGAACAGGCCGGCTTCATGGTCCGCTGCGGCTTCGACGCCTTCGAACCCGCCGACGGCGCGACGCCCGAGGTCTGGACCAAGGCCGCCCACCGCTATCGCCATGTCTATCAACGCGCCGCCGACAACCGTCAGGTGGCGTTCGAGGAAAGGGCCAGCTGA
- a CDS encoding phosphoadenylyl-sulfate reductase, producing the protein MAYDQTVTEVKPTVATQPLVPESGAADLAARLDAELRDAHPLTILRKAYETFGDQLALVSSFGAESAVLLHLASQVSTAIPVLFLDTGMLFGQTLDYRRQLAAKLGLTDVRDLRPAYTDLAVTDPKSDLWRTDTDACCHIRKVLPLDRALGEFAAWTTGRKRFHGGDRLRLRVVEEADGKIKFNPLANWGKAELEAYVAEHDLPAHPLVAQGFPSVGCWPCTKPVEDPNADVRAGRWAGQDKTECGIHVARAPGAAPNVGEGI; encoded by the coding sequence ATGGCCTACGACCAGACCGTGACCGAGGTGAAGCCGACCGTCGCGACGCAGCCTCTCGTCCCGGAAAGCGGGGCCGCTGACCTGGCGGCGCGGCTGGACGCCGAGCTGCGCGACGCCCACCCGCTGACCATCCTGCGCAAGGCCTACGAGACGTTCGGCGACCAGTTGGCCCTGGTCAGCTCGTTCGGCGCGGAATCAGCGGTGCTTCTGCACCTGGCCAGCCAGGTGTCGACAGCCATTCCCGTGCTGTTCCTCGACACCGGCATGCTGTTCGGCCAGACCCTGGACTACCGCCGGCAACTGGCCGCCAAGCTGGGCCTGACCGACGTGCGCGACCTGCGCCCGGCCTATACCGACCTGGCGGTCACCGATCCCAAGTCGGACCTGTGGCGCACCGACACCGACGCCTGCTGCCACATCCGCAAGGTGCTGCCGCTGGACCGCGCCCTGGGCGAGTTCGCCGCCTGGACCACGGGCCGCAAGCGGTTCCACGGCGGCGACCGCCTGCGGCTGCGGGTGGTCGAGGAGGCTGACGGCAAGATCAAGTTCAACCCCCTGGCCAACTGGGGCAAGGCCGAGTTGGAGGCCTATGTCGCCGAGCACGACCTGCCGGCCCATCCGCTGGTCGCCCAGGGCTTCCCTTCGGTCGGTTGCTGGCCGTGCACCAAGCCGGTGGAGGACCCCAACGCCGACGTCCGCGCTGGCCGCTGGGCCGGCCAGGACAAGACCGAATGCGGCATCCACGTCGCCCGGGCCCCCGGCGCCGCGCCGAACGTGGGCGAGGGGATCTAA